The Papaver somniferum cultivar HN1 chromosome 3, ASM357369v1, whole genome shotgun sequence genome includes a region encoding these proteins:
- the LOC113359431 gene encoding BTB/POZ and MATH domain-containing protein 3-like encodes MARSIAAKRPRVSKSNQEIWTSESIYETVKGSHEYKIKGYSLAKGMGVGKSMSSGRFTAAGNDWVILFYPDGYNQASEEYVSVFFKLVSSRVVRASFELKLLDHSGKGKYGDPSLSKSPHPGRTGATWGYTKYKKRSVLETSSYLKDDCLSIHCTVGIVQTRAGKEKRCVIHVPLSDMIQNLKGLLESEIGYDITFQAGNEFFRAHKLILAARSPVFKAQFFGLVGNPSMDRVVIDEFDPFAFKAMLLFLYSDEFPKIHELSDSDSPCTSTKIAQHLLAAAERFGLARLKLMCEAKLHKHITTNTVANTLALADQHKCQDLKTACLNFAAKPENLEEVMMSDGYAHLEKYHPSLLTDLLKTSAMVDK; translated from the exons ATGGCCCGTAGTATTGCAGCCAAAAGGCCGAGAGTTTCAAAGTCTAATCAAGAGATTTGGACGTCAGAGTCGATTTATGAGACTGTGAAAGGTTCTCACGAGTATAAGATAAAAGGATATTCTCTAGCAAAGGGAATGGGAGTTGGCAAGTCCATGAGTAGTGGCAGATTCACAGCTGCTGGTAATGATTGGGTTATACTTTTTTATCCAGACGGCTATAATCAAGCTAGCGAGGAGTACGTATCCGTGTTCTTTAAGTTAGTAAGCTCTAGAGTAGTTAGGGCATCGTTTGAATTGAAACTACTGGACCATAGCGGAAAAGGTAAATATGGTGATCCTAGCTTGTCTAAATCTCCACATCCGGGAAGAACAGGAGCCACATG GGGATATACCAAGTATAAGAAAAGGTCGGTGTTGGAGACCTCAAGTTATCTCAAGGATGATTGCCTTAGCATTCATTGTACAGTCGGAATAGTGCAAACTCGTGCTGGAAAGGAGAAACGTTGTGTTATTCATGTACCTCTATCAGATATGATTCAGAATCTCAAGGGTTTGCTGGAATCTGAAATTGGTTATGATATTACTTTTCAGGCTGGCAATGAGTTCTTCAGAGCCCATAAGTTGATCCTTGCAGCTCGATCTCCTGTATTTAAAGCTCAGTTTTTTGGACTAGTGGGTAACCCATCCATGGATAGAGTagtcattgatgaatttgatccCTTTGCTTTTAAG GCCATGTTACTATTTTTATACTCAGATGAATTTCCCAAAATACATGAACTTTCTGATTCAGACTCTCCTTGCACTTCAACTAAAATCGCGCAACATCTGTTAGCTGCAGCAGAACGCTTTGGCCTTGctcgattgaaactcatgtgtgaagcaAAACTACATAAACATATAACTACAAATACTGTGGCAAATACACTAGCCCTAGCAGATCAACATAAATGCCAAGACCTGAAAACTGCCTGCCTAAACTTTGCAGCTAAACCCGAAAATTTAGAAG AAGTTATGATGTCTGATGGGTATGCACATTTGGAGAAGTACCATCCTTCACTATTGACAGATCTATTGAAGACTAGTGCAATGGTAGATAAATAG
- the LOC113359430 gene encoding BTB/POZ and MATH domain-containing protein 3-like: MAPKRPRVSKSNSNTNHEISSSQTVFETVKGSHEYEIKGYSLTKGMGVGKSMNSGRFTVAGYDWVVRFYPDGLTTQAQEAEYVSVYVRLVSPGEVRASFEFKLRDQIGKGIPSRSSRSPHTFKFGSSSYSQWGYTKYMKKSQVETSDYLKDDCLSIRCTVGVVQTRGAKGNRYVIHVPPSDMPQNFKGLLESKIGFDITFQVGNEFFRAHKLILAARSPVFRAMFFGLVGNPEVEIVVIEEFNPFTFKAMLLFLYSDEFPEAHELFDSDSLCTSTTIARHLLVAADRYGLARLKLMCEEKLYEDITANTVADTLELADLHNCMGLKTACLNFVAKPENLGEVMKSDGYAYLKKCHPSLLTDLLKTIAMVDK; the protein is encoded by the exons ATGGCTCCAAAAAGGCCGAGAGTTTCAAAGTCTAATAGTAATACTAATCACGAGATTTCGTCGTCCCAGACGGTTTTTGAGACTGTGAAAGGTTCTCATGAGTACGAGATAAAAGGATATTCTCTAACAAAGGGAATGGGAGTTGGTAAATCCATGAACAGTGGCAGATTTACAGTTGCTGGTTATGATTGGGTTGTGCGTTTTTATCCAGACGGCCTTACCACTCAAGCTCAGGAGGCGGAGTACGTATCCGTGTATGTTAGGCTGGTAAGCCCCGGAGAAGTTAGGGCATCGTTTGAATTCAAACTACGGGACCAAATCGGAAAAGGTATACCTAGCAGGTCTTCTAGATCTCCACATACGTTTAAATTCGGAAGCAGCTCATACTCACAATG GGGTTATACAAAGTATATGAAAAAGTCTCAGGTGGAAACCTCAGATTATCTCAAAGATGATTGTCTTAGCATTCGGTGTACAGTCGGAGTAGTGCAAACTCGTGGTGCAAAGGGAAATCGTTATGTTATTCATGTACCTCCATCAGATATGCCTCAGAATTTTAAGGGCCTGCTGGAATCGAAAAttggttttgatattactttcCAGGTTGGCAATGAATTTTTCAGAGCCCATAAGTTGATTCTTGCAGCTCGATCTCCTGTATTTAGAGCTATGTTTTTTGGACTAGTGGGCAATCCAGAGGTGGAAATAGTAGTCATTGAAGAGTTTAATCCTTTTACTTTTAAG GCCATGTTGCTATTTTTATACTCAGATGAATTCCCCGAAGCACATGAACTTTTTGATTCAGATTCTCTTTGCACTTCAACTACAATAGCACGACATTTGTTAGTTGCAGCAGATCGCTATGGCCTTGCTCGATTGAAGCTCATGTGTGAGGAAAAACTATATGAAGATATAACCGCAAATACTGTGGCAGATACATTGGAGCTAGCAGATCTACATAATTGCATGGGACTGAAAACTGCATGCCTAAACTTTGTAGCtaaacctgaaaatttgggaG AGGTTATGAAGTCTGATGGGTATGCATATTTGAAGAAGTGCCATCCCTCGCTATTGACTGATCTATTGAAGACTATTGCAATGGTGGATAAATAA
- the LOC113359429 gene encoding protein MEI2-like 7, which translates to MKILDQHCIKENKKAVLSNHLDAVLSEYDFLYLPIDFVRRGNLGYAFVNFTTWIAAMRFYKSFDKLSWKETMFIDSPKICEICPARIQGKDAHVGHFKRFYFKCDTDEFLPISFSPPRNGSTSRTLPTVHGQRQG; encoded by the exons ATGAAAATACTGGACCAACACTGCATAAAAGAGAACAAGAAAGCAGTATTGTCAAATCACTTGGATGCTGTTCTTTCTGAATATGACTTCCTCTACTTGCCCATAGATTTCGT GAGGAGGGGCAACTTGGGTTATGCTTTTGTCAACTTCACAACTTGGATTGCTGCCATGAGATTTTACAAATCTTTTGACAAATTAAGTTGGAAGGAGACAATGTTCATTGACTCGCCCAAAATCTGCGAAATTTGTCCTGCAAGAATTCAG GGCAAGGATGCACATGTAGGCCACTTTAAGCGCTTTTACTTCAAGTGTGACACGGACGAGTTCTTGCCAATTTCATTTTCTCCACCTCGGAATGGTTCTACTTCACGTACTCTCCCTACAGTCCATGGTCAGCGTCAAGGCTAG